Genomic window (Podarcis muralis chromosome 9, rPodMur119.hap1.1, whole genome shotgun sequence):
AGCAGGCACTGGCGACCATGTAAGCATACAACATTACTTcattaatgcttttttaaaaaaaacctgttacaCTTGTTCTATTTAATTTAAACTTATTAAATTTTTGTCTCTTTAGTACTTTTGGAGACGACGCACGTTAATGGCCCGTCCAATGATCAAAGAGGCCTGCATGGCTTCACTGTTGTTAGAAAACCCTTATTATATCCTTTATATTAAGCAAAATGTGTCTGTGAAGCACAGATCTAGAGAGGAAAGATGCTGCTGCCTAGTCCTGTGTTTAGTTCCAACACTAATATAGTGAATGGAGATGTCAAATGTGTCAAATCATATGAAATGTAAACCATTTATATGTTTCCTGTATAGATTAGTAGCTTAGAAATTGACAAAACCATAGTAAATGACCTGTAAGTGACCTAATGATTATACTTAAGTATGTGTGGTTCTGCTTGAAAAGAAATCATATATTCTGTGGATATTTTGCAACTCTCCAAAAGCATAAATAACTCAAATTAATGTTGTGTGTATGTAATCATATATAAAGTAAAACTATATGCAAATAGACTCCAGGGCATCATTATCTAAAATTAGACACATTTTAAATGCAGCTTGGGGAGGGCATGAGGaccatttaaagaaaaaataataggAAAAGAATGCATTGCCCCACTTGATTGCCATGTTTTCATTTGGCTTGTCACAGTTAAGAGATTCAGTTTCCAAATTACCAACCAGCAGTCTTTCATAAAATATTAGTTTTCTGTCTCCCTGTTTGAAGCCACTGCATTAATTTATCTATCAATAAacctgagggttttttaaaatccaatcCTCTTCTGTTGGCATTTTGATAACACAAAAATGGAAATCTGTCACCAATTGGGCAGCTGTTAACAAATTCTGAATTACTTTCTTATAGAGATATTATATTTATCCCAAGATGTAGCCCAAGAGTACAAAAATTTAATTCACATATTATAATTTTCTTAATACTAGTTGGCAGCAATTAAACATTCAGAATGTTTGTGTGGAACGTGTCTGGATCATAGCCATCATTCTAAGCAATGTTACTGAAATTCCTAACAAAGCAGTAAGACAAGTTTTTCATATTGCTGTTTAGTTATATATAATGACTTGCCTAGATAAGTCATTCAATGATTGAAATGTTAAGCATGTGTGAACTCAAATCTCCTATGTCTAACATAATGCATGAgctcacattaaaggtaaaggtaaagggacccctgaccattaggtccagtcgtgatcgactctggggttgccgcgcttatcttgctttattggccgagggagccgacgtacagcttccgggtcatgtggctagcatgactaagccacttctggcgaaccagagcagcgcacggaaatgccgtttaccttcccgccggagtattacctatttatctacttgcactttgacgtgatttcaaactgctaggttggcaggagcagggaccgagcaatgggagctcaccccgtcgcggggattcaaaccaccgaccttctgatcgaacttctggcgaaccagagcagtgcacggaaacgctgtttacctttccgccggagtggtacctatttatctacttgcactttgacgtgctttcaaactgctaggttggcaggagcagggaccgagcaacgggagctcaccccgtcgcggggattcaaaccgctgaccttctgatcggcaagttctaggctctatggtttaaccaacagcaccacccgcgtccctcacatcACCTCCTGTTTAATTGTTAAATTCCAAGCCTAAAGCCACAcagttaaaataacttttattttagtgtgcacatttttttaaaaaaaacctttaaatatAAATTGTAATGAAAATGTTGAGACTCAAAAGGTATATACATTTCCATATTAATTTCTTTGACTCTTATCTGTACATGGATGCAGAAAACCCAAGGATCAGTTGTAAGTATTAGCAATGTACTGTATTCTGTGATACATTTAGGAAACAGATATACTGCTTAAAATTTACAAGTTATATCTTATTTCTGATGTATCGTGTTTATTTGAATTTATTCCTTTTTGCAAGAAACTCATTTTAAGCCACAATGGTCAATAATACAAATAGGAATATTGCATTCTGCCACTTTAggtgctaaggtaaaggtaaaggtacccctgcccatacgggccagtcgtgtccgactctagggttgtgtgcccatctcacttaagaggccgggggccagcgctgtccgcagacacttccaggtcatgtggccagcgtgacgaagctgctctggcgagccagcaccagcgcagcacacggaaacgccgtttaccttcccgctataaagcggtacctatttatctacttgcacttaggggtgctttcgaactgctaggtgggcaggagctgggaccgaaagcgggagctcaccccgctgcagggattcgaaccgccgaccatgcgattggcaagccctaggcgctgaggttttacccacagcgccacccgcgtccctcactttAGGGGCTACATAACCTTTTAAAGTTGCTACCTTCTGCATACCTTGAATTTGGTAACTGTGTTAATGCTGAATGTCTTCAAATCCTTTATATAAGCTATTTCTATAAATAACCTTGTTCCAAGTATGCAGCAACTTGGTGTTGCAAGATGTTCAGATGTATGAAAACTAGGTCATTTCATAGAGTGCCAATCACTGTAAATAAATTTCACAGTGAAGGCTTTATGTGGCTGTAGCATTTCACTTGTTTCTTTTGCCaaccattttgagtgaatagtGGCAGCTTTCCCCAACTGAGAAGGGGAGGATAATACATTCctcatctctccattcttcccttCTGTTTCCCCAAATTAGCAAAGTGCTCTGAACAAGCATAGCATGATGGATTCCAACCAGCCACCAGAGCTATCCATCGTAAAGTTAAATTGTTGCAATGTACTTGTAATATTTCACAGCAGACAAAACTGCTGTATAACTAcagtacttggaaaataaatcctGTAACTTCAGTGCAGGTATCTCTGCAAAACAAATTTGTTTAATAGTGTAGCACATTTGAAATTCTGGCCTTAATAGTAATTGTAGATTGATGGATAAGTTTCACAAAGTCCACAGCTTTTCTTCATATGGCAGTATCAATATTTTGAGGCCTTTTTGTCATAAAGCAACTttataaagaaaatattttactttatttgccAAAATCCATTGTTGGCAGTTTTGTGTGGACTGTGCTCCTGTTAACTGTAGTTCAAATAGCTATATAGTTGGGTCCAGTTTGTCCAGGCAGCAGCTACTAGGTTTAAATATAATCATAACCCTTCCTCAAATTAAATGAGAGAGAGTTTTCATGAGGACAGTGGTCTGAATTGTAGAAGATATGATGATAGGTGCATTTGTTAATATATATGTAAAGTTTGCCTTTCTTTTCTCGGGAGAAAAGAAGATCATGTCTGAAAAATGTCTCTGACCTGTTTGTCATGGGAGGAGCTCTTGTGCTAGAATCAGCTGTTCTTCTGCACTGGTTAGAAAGAGAAGGCTATGGACCCCTTGGGATGACAGGAATATCCATGGGAGGACATGTAAGAATCTTTATTTGAAAAATAGTAAATAAGTTGAAGCTTACATATGTCTATCATTAGCTGGTTTTAAGTTTTGTAAAATAAGTTACAATATAAGTGAGTTATCTAAATCACATGACATAGACATGAAAAATGGGATGCGCAGATATGGAAATGGCCTTACATTTTCATATTCCATTAGAATGAATACTGAATATAGTTTGATCAAATTCTTATTAAATTTCAAGTTTATGTCCTGGTACACATCCCAGGTACAAACCCATGAAACATATGAAGTATTGTTGGCCTATCACTTACCTTAGACAAGTCTACCTCAGCAAATctgttgtgaagattaaatgaGAACCTTACTTATGTTACTCAGAGATTCTTGGAAAAAGGACCTCAGGATTTGTATTAAAGAGGGAAGGAGGATTACTTGGAAGAAGAATTTGTATCGGATGCATACATAATGATTAAAATTATGAAATGCTTTTCAAAATCTGAAGTTTTAGATGATATTTTTATATAAATGCCACTTAAGTTTGTTGTGAATAAAAtctggaaggggaaagaaaagggaaggatTTTTTGTATTCTAAAATATGTTGAGGGGTGAAAGCTATTTCTCTCAGGTAGTAATTTCATTTTACTTGTGCTTATGAAAACAAAATAAGTCTGTCGCTCCCTAAGGAATTATGAAACCAACTGTGCTGTATAATTTATTTCAATTTGCGGTAAATGCATTGTGTGTGTAAAGAAAACAGATAAAGATTTACGTTAAAGgattttggaggaaaaatactGAGGTGACTAATACAATACAAATCACAGGCGCTATTCATCTTCGGTGACAAGCAGTATGTAATCTGAAAAAAATATTGTATTGTCTTCTATTTGACAGATGGCATCATTAGCAGTGTCAAACTGGCCTAAACCGTTGCCACTAGTTCCTTGTCTCTCCTGGTCTACAGCCTCTGGTGTTTTTACTACGGTAATCTATTTGTAGTGTACAATGCCAACAAGTGGGAAACCAAAAGGCTTCAAAGCCCTAATATTAACCAGGTTTGATTTATTGTTGGGATATTTCATAGTAGAAATACTTTGTGTTCTTGGGGTTAGGGTAGAGTTACCAAATTTTGAATTGAGGAGGAACTTTTTTTAAATAGTTATTCCATCTCTCAGTACCTCAACAaacattccatttttaaaatgctttatgaGGCATGAAAGGCAGCTTAGTGAAACATGCAAACCTAAAGCTTCCATGGTTCTTTGATCCTTGCCCTTGTTTGTAGATGTGCCCAGAGATGTTTTCACAGCTCATGGGGAAACTTTGCTAAAATgatataaattaaaattatttttatatagttGGTGTCTTTAGAATAAGAGTTCATAATGCCTTGTCACTGCTTTATAATGTCTTTAATTTCAGGGTGTACTGAGCAAGGCAGTGAACTGGAGACAGCTTGAGAAACAGTATTATTCAGAGACTGTTTATGAAGAAGAGATCATTCAAATGCTTGAATATTGTGGAGTaggtataattttatttttcatactAAATATTAGCTCCACAGTTTGACCATTGAAAACATGTCATAATGCTCAAGCACTTCAGCAAAAACATTAGATATGAAACTATAGGATTTGTTATACATATATTCTTGTCAAAAGATGGATTaacattgttttttttaaaaaaatgcattaccCTTCTActctttattatttttacactGGTGAATGGTGGATTGTGAGAGAGCTTGTCAAACTACAGTATGTGATTAGGAAGGAGCATTTTCATCGTATGACTAGAACCAACCAGAGCACTTAACCAGAAAATTGAATTTTTGGattgcttttgtaaaaaaaatactgCATTTCCTCTTACATTTTGTATGTTGGTTGCTAAATGGCTCCCATGTTTGTTACATGTTCACCAACAATTTAGTAAACAACATAGCTGTTCATAGATGCTTAGAAATTATAACTAGGGATTATTTCTTGTTATCAGGTTATCAAAAACATTAATGTAAGGATCCATAGACAGAATATCAGATGCTATATTTTCAATAGGAAAATGTAATGGGCCACCTGTCTCATTTctcttcagtaataataataatttattgtttaggacacgggtggtgctgtggtctaaaccactgagcctagggcttgccgatcggaaggttggcggttcgaatccccgcgacggggtgagctcccgttggtcagtcccagctcctgcccacctagcagttcgaaagcacgtcaaagtgcaagtatacaaataggtaccgctgtctgcggacaaacatcggcctcctcggcctatagagcgagatgagcgcacaaccccagagtcgtctgcgactggacctaatggtcaggggtacctttacctttacctttattatttataccccacccatctggctgggtttccctagccactctgaggggcttccaactgaatattaaaaacacaataaagcatcaaacattaaaaacttccctaaacagggccgccttcagatgtcttttaaaagtaaaatagttgcttattgccttgacatctgctgggaaggtgttccacagggaaggcgccactaacAAGAAGGCCCttcctggttccatgtaacctcacttctcacagcgagggaaccgccagaaggccctcggtgctggacctcagtgtccgggctgaacaatgggggtggagacgctccttcaggtatacagtagtaccttggtttgcaactgctttggatcgcaactgttttggattacaaccacgtcaaacccggaagtacgtgtacctttttttggattacaacctgttttttttttttattacaaccaaTTTGGGGGGGGAGGCCACATTGAcgaaagcatgccttgggttacaacctgttttggtttacaaccggacctccgaaATGGATTacggttgtaaaccaaggtaccactgtacaggatcgAGGCCGTTTAGTTCTCCTGACAGTGACCAGATGTTGGGGGGTTTTTTAGACCACTGTTGCAGAATGTGGAGGAgggcttcttcttttctttggcgatcactcatagccgagtaagattgtcctcCATGAACACAGTATTAATGGTGTGTCcctaggtgactgtggaggccaattttggatccacacgtccttttaCAGTGGGTACATAGGTTTCTGGATGGGAGTTGATTTTTGTGAGGGTTTgacaaacgtgccttcctcttcgcTTGTTTCTTCCTTTCATCCTCAGTTTGAGtatcttcaaagtccacgacacctttggtaaaggctattctccaattggagcacttgcaggccagtgtttcccaattctcggtgtttatactgcattttgttaaatttgccttgaaagagtctttaaacctcttttgtgaaccaccagcattacatttttagagtagtcgctttggaagactataatcaggcatccgctCAAATGAAGTGGtgcatgtttcacaagcgtacagtaagattggtagtacaatagctctgtaaacaagcattttggtttccctgcaaatgtcccggtcctcaaacactctgcacttcaatcgagAGAAAACTGCACgcacagagctcaggtgatgctggatttcggcatcaatgcctgcccttgtggaaagataactgcccaggtaggaaaaatagtcgacattttccaacattacactgttaagttggatttgtggcacagcagaggggttgttttgtgcttgttggtgcagcacttgggttttttggatgttgagcgataggccaagcttttcataagcttctgtgaagatatttagggtggtttggaggtcatcctctgagtttGCACACACTACATCGTCATCAGCATTttgaagctctatgacagaagttatggtaaccttcctctttgctttcagcctaacTTAAGAgttttccatctgttcaatatatgatttctaccccggtggggagtttcccttcgacaatgCTCCTTGCACTCTATCCCTTTTAGTTAGGAAATAATTATAGGAGGACTTGGAGAAATGTGGTAGTGGCAGAAGAAGGGTTCTTTATTCTCCTACTCACCTGCGCAGTCTTTCCCAGCTGTTTCATATTTTGCATAGGAAACAAAAAAGCAATGACTAGATGTGCTAGGAGGCCACTAATGGAAGATGCCAAGCTGTTGCCACATCAAGTGACTGCTGGTAAAACTATTGCCTGGAATTTCTGAAGATGATGGAGAATAGAAAACTTGGGGTTTTTGGTGTTTCCAATGCTAGTTATGTGTAATGAGCTTCTCAAAATATTGGGACTAAAATGTCTTCCTCCTAGTAAGAAAATTATAAATCAGTGGGAAAGCATCTCGTTCTCTAGGAACATTTATTCTATGTTAAGCAGAACTGAGAACTGCATATCTTGCATATTCCTTTACCCTTTCTGGTGCAGTTGGTACTGTATGCGTTGCAAGTACTCAACGTTAGGTAACAGAATACACACAACAGcctatattgttgtaaactgcttgggcttttttttttaaacaatcaagtgtTATATAACTTTTGTGAAATAGATACTTTGAGAAAGCCTAGTGTAGAATGAGGATGATTTAATCATTTATGATAGGGGAGAGGACACTATGTTTCTGCCTTTCTCTCTAAGGATGCTTGTGGGTGTGCTTGCATTTGCACAGATTTCAAATTTCTGAAAATAAATTCCACCCTACCCACCCCAGATACGGTTAAATTAAAAGTTGTTAACATAGGGGTGCATTCATAAGGCAGTTTCATACAAGCCAAAGGTTGGGATATGTCACTTTAGTCTTTTCTATGTTTACATAGTTTAAGTGACTCACATTAGAAATTAAATTGTTCTCAAGATTCAACACTGTCAATTGTATCTTATATAATGTAAGAGATATTTGGTGTTGTAGTCACCATATATTTGGGAAGTGTCTTGAGTTAAAATATAAACTCTGCCATATTCTTTTAGAGCAGCGGTCACCAAccatgtcctccagatgttgctgcacttcagattccatcatccctgacttacTAGCATTCTAAGTAAAGTTCATGGCAATTGGGAGTCCCACCAGCATCCAGAACGCACTACATTAGATACCCCTGGATTAGAGTAATGGAACATCTAGCTCATTCAAGAGAGCAAATCATAGAAGTTGCTTcatactaacccccccccccagagcaaaTGTTTTAGGGTTACCAGAGGAACTGATACCTTACAGGATATCTACCTAATATTCAAAGTGTCGTAATTGAATAGATATTTTTGTTTAGACAGATTCATTCAAGATGGGACAAGACTTTGTTAAAAATTCTCCTGGCAGTGTGGACAGTTTAAGCAATCTGGATCTGCATTCCGGTATGCTGAACCTGGATACCAGAAGCAAAGCTCTATCTTCGGAAGCTGGTCACTGCATTAGCAGTAGCAGAACTCCTCTAAGTGCCTCAGTGGAAGGACTGTTAGTGCAAGAGGCGTCAAAAATGCAGTGCATAAACCAGACGTTTTCAACCAGCAGCAGTAGCAATAAGGATTTTACCAGTAATCAGAAGCATCTGATAAGTGGAAAAAGGGACAGTTTACAAAGAGAATCTTTAAGATTCATGAAAGGGGTGATGGACGAATGTACTCATGTAGCTAATTTTTCAGGTACATGTTATTTTAATACAGTTTTGAAATTCTTCTTTTTGCTGCCCTCTGCCTATTTCTACCCTGTTAAGTAAtacttctgttttttgttttctttctccaaaTTTTCATTTCTGCATTTCTAAGTAATCTCtgagcacataaagcatttaaatctgattttttcccctttcttctttatATTCAGTGGTGTCTAGTTTGTCTCATAGGACTAGAAATGTAGCTTATATCGTAAGTTGCATAGTCTGTGGAGCTATTTGAAGCCTCACATGATCACTAACAGCATAATTCTCTGGTCTGCACAAGGCAAAAAGCAGATAGGGTTGAACACAGCTGTTGCCTCATTGTAAATTATGGTGAACTGGTGGAACAGCAGCTAGATCAATACCTATCAACATGCAAAGCTTTGTGTGAGCAGAGAAGGTATAGTAGCGGCTAGTGACATAAATATAAGTGGGACTAGGGCTCCTTGTTCTGCAAGGCGAGGaccaaaaaaatattgaaatgaaaAAATTGAGCACCAGGGCCAATTATTCTCAACAAAGCCCagcagaaaaacaaaatgcaaaactgtGCCATAGACCATGCAACATGTTGAAATTGATAGGGCATGGTCATAGACAATACCCCACTACCCCATGTGTCTATGAACCAAAAAGACACAGGGAAGGAGGCCACAAGGTCAACATGAGACCACTGCAGATCACAAGATGATGCTAACATACTAGAGCAGGTTATTAGGCTATAAGGTGGTTCTTCAGCAGGATCAAGAAAGCTGGTTTCATAGTCACAACCTATTGTATATGGACTAATTTTCCTTTGCTGTTCTTTCCCAGTCTTGTGTAATCTAACATAAGCTACTGACAGTGTTGCTTCAGCAGTAAAAAAGAACTAAGGCTGCATTAAATAGTTGCCATTTGCTGAAGACATGATTGTGAATTGTGGATTCCCATGCAATTACCTTGTAATTTTAACCTTTCTGTAACATTGTCTTCTGAACTAAAGATAGCATATTTAGCTTTAAAGAGCTTTGTTCCTTGTTCTCAGTTCCAGTTGATCCAACACTGATCATAGTAGTTCAAGCCAAGGAGGATGCTTATATTCCAAGAACTGGTGTACGTAGCCTTCAAGAAATATGGCCCGGATGTGAAATCAGATACTTGGAAGGAGGTCATGTTAGTGCATACCTCTTCAAACAAGGATTATTCAGGTGAGGCATTGATTAAGCAATGAAAATCAAACAAAGCTTTTATACTCTACTACTACTGCATCTCTTAAGTGCTAAgtatacat
Coding sequences:
- the ABHD18 gene encoding protein ABHD18 isoform X2; this encodes MGVSKLDVLYRRLLLTKLFIQGWGRPEDLKRIFAFRKIIGNREKCQNLVSRDYPVHINKVEEQSDCKILDGQFISPLAHYVPDIMPPESITARFQFLVPKLWNSKYRPVCIHLAGTGDHYFWRRRTLMARPMIKEACMASLLLENPYYGCRKPKDQLRSCLKNVSDLFVMGGALVLESAVLLHWLEREGYGPLGMTGISMGGHGVLSKAVNWRQLEKQYYSETVYEEEIIQMLEYCGTDSFKMGQDFVKNSPGSVDSLSNLDLHSGMLNLDTRSKALSSEAGHCISSSRTPLSASVEGLLVQEASKMQCINQTFSTSSSSNKDFTSNQKHLISGKRDSLQRESLRFMKGVMDECTHVANFSVPVDPTLIIVVQAKEDAYIPRTGVRSLQEIWPGCEIRYLEGGHVSAYLFKQGLFRQAIYDAFERFLQKYAV
- the ABHD18 gene encoding protein ABHD18 isoform X1 yields the protein MGVSKLDVLYRRLLLTKLFIQGWGRPEDLKRIFAFRKIIGNREKCQNLVSRDYPVHINKVEEQSDCKILDGQFISPLAHYVPDIMPPESITARFQFLVPKLWNSKYRPVCIHLAGTGDHYFWRRRTLMARPMIKEACMASLLLENPYYGCRKPKDQLRSCLKNVSDLFVMGGALVLESAVLLHWLEREGYGPLGMTGISMGGHMASLAVSNWPKPLPLVPCLSWSTASGVFTTGVLSKAVNWRQLEKQYYSETVYEEEIIQMLEYCGTDSFKMGQDFVKNSPGSVDSLSNLDLHSGMLNLDTRSKALSSEAGHCISSSRTPLSASVEGLLVQEASKMQCINQTFSTSSSSNKDFTSNQKHLISGKRDSLQRESLRFMKGVMDECTHVANFSVPVDPTLIIVVQAKEDAYIPRTGVRSLQEIWPGCEIRYLEGGHVSAYLFKQGLFRQAIYDAFERFLQKYAV
- the ABHD18 gene encoding protein ABHD18 isoform X3, whose translation is MPPESITARFQFLVPKLWNSKYRPVCIHLAGTGDHYFWRRRTLMARPMIKEACMASLLLENPYYGCRKPKDQLRSCLKNVSDLFVMGGALVLESAVLLHWLEREGYGPLGMTGISMGGHMASLAVSNWPKPLPLVPCLSWSTASGVFTTGVLSKAVNWRQLEKQYYSETVYEEEIIQMLEYCGTDSFKMGQDFVKNSPGSVDSLSNLDLHSGMLNLDTRSKALSSEAGHCISSSRTPLSASVEGLLVQEASKMQCINQTFSTSSSSNKDFTSNQKHLISGKRDSLQRESLRFMKGVMDECTHVANFSVPVDPTLIIVVQAKEDAYIPRTGVRSLQEIWPGCEIRYLEGGHVSAYLFKQGLFRQAIYDAFERFLQKYAV